A portion of the Myripristis murdjan chromosome 13, fMyrMur1.1, whole genome shotgun sequence genome contains these proteins:
- the LOC115370273 gene encoding protein sel-1 homolog 3 has translation MDYHRLYKYICQFCFSIQIVWGLNEVTLLNPPEEPVSDYLLKVLYSCDKPSGVQLESVISFDSGITSTLVLRQWSCVPSSIKIRTLKLSLPDWLVFKADGIVPDSQWVLSCILRASVESSGSDVSEQAVLDQDVASLEPKPPLSRPLKQHQLCLPWSTQMLQINPQSSKTQCPLEKETVPLLSSIYASTGENFGITKMLDAHSSEVLEFLRFKAVSSPWCMFSIWILVSRHCQERMCGVFYHLDSHNNYITPALLLSRSGQLHVQMSGESGESSAFLCPFTVPLSQWCQVNLVLRGQIVTVSMMCIDEEQRTVHSTEHIFKHALVLDDTEGYFVIGGGKFIRGVEGFYGPVVYYRNRVPSYNMSEVVVPDLIETVNLTGWLKTCQRFHLELNVKISGYSLKAKQKAESESCMDVYHNWRVKDSHPLKRCELWEASVPQRRYAAKLAELLAFKHGGKGVSLAAVGRALYSLSLHKLGKASSLGVVSRILPLLLQAGCLADNQALHLSSVIYSAGLGVKKQPNKAWLLTLLAAQRDYRLALLHLGHLHHTGDHGVNQDPDLAYAYYANIAKQTALDRQNPSSQQATVESIYLNNEEMLNLQTNENHHIFHWLKLQARHGAAEAEQAIGRMLFWGQQGVTANIQKAVRHYERGAVQLEDPVSIYDYAIVLLQGHGVEKDVPRAVTLLKRAMDQGFAPAFNALAWYYEQYERDYERAVQLWEQADLRGSPDAAMNLGVMYSQGQYPGKAADQFMAYKYYLKSAGRGHISGAIHLADMWTTGIPGYVNRRPSDAVLWVKWAAEQNGYLGSVLQKALASYLKSDRLMSVLYYLIAAESGYAAGQFNVAYLCEQNTGSFLDAAFASDCMWRYYNLTIQSQNPDTYALIRVGDLLYEGQNEREKDLSSAAQMYKLAALREDPQGWYSLGLLAEEGYRLPLSLLIDLDLPELYLADDTLLLTTLYKRCRDSEGTESYLPCSLALFSVYLHSFQQDYSAAIKFCSAVAVAAAPPILLIILGVLRRRGLSLH, from the exons ATGGATTATCATAGACTGTACAAATACATCTGTCAGTTTTGCTTCAGTATACAG ATTGTCTGGGGTTTAAATGAGGTGACGCTCCTGAATCCTCCAGAGGAGCCTGTATCAGACTATCTTTTGAAGGTACTTTACTCCTGTGATAAACCCTCAGGAGTGCAGCTGGAGAGTGTTATTTCTTTTGACTCTGGCATTACCTCCACACTTGTGCTCAGACAGTGGAGTTGtgtgcccagcagcatcaaaataAGGACTCTGAAGTTGAGCTTGCCAGATTGGTTGGTGTTCAAAGCCGATGGGATAGTTCCAGACTCACAGTGGGTGCTGAGCTGCATCCTTCGAGCGTCAGTCGAGTCCAGTGGATCTGATGTCAGTGAGCAGGCTGTCCTGGATCAGGATGTGGCGAGCCTGGAGCCTAAACCCCCTCTCAGTCGTCCTCTCAAGCAGCATCAACTCTGCCTTCCCTGGAGTACACAGATGCTCCAAATAAACCCCCAGTCTTCAAAGACACAATGCCCACTGGAGAAAG AAACGGTGCCTTTGCTGTCCTCAATATACGCTTCGACTGGAGAAAACTTTGGCATCACTAAGATGTTGGACGCTCACAGCAGTGAGGTTCTGGAGTTCCTGCGTTTCAAGGCGGTCTCTTCTCCATG GTGTATGTTTTCCATCTGGATATTAGTGTCGAGACACTGTCAGGAAAGAATGTGTGGAGTTTTTTACCACCTGGACTCCCACAATAACTACATCACACCTGCACTGCTTCTCTCAAGATCAG GCCAGCTACATGTCCAGATGAGCGGAGAGTCTGGGGAATCCTCTGCATTCCTCTGTCCTTTCACAGTGCCTCTAAGTCAGTGGTGCCAAGTCAATTTGGTTTTGCGTGGTCAAATT GTTACTGTCTCCAtgatgtgcatagatgaggagCAGCGGACAGTTCACTCTACAGAGCACAT ATTCAAACATGCTTTGGTGCTGGATGACACAGAGGGATATTTTGTGATTGGAGGAGGAAAATTTATCAGAGGAGTGGAAGGTTTTTATGGGCCAGTGGTTTACTACCGCAACAGAGTACCTTCCTACAACATG TCTGAAGTCGTTGTGCCAGACCTTATTGAGACTGTGAACCTGACTGGATGGCTGAAGACCTGTCAGCGTTTTCATCTTGAGTTAAATGTGAAAATCAGTGGATATTCCCTCAAGGCCAAGCAGAAGGCAGAGTCTG AGAGTTGTATGGATGTTTATCATAACTGGAGGGTAAAAGATTCACATCCATTAAAACGGTGTGAGCTGTGGGAAGCGAGTGTGCCTCAGAGACGATATGCTGCAAAACTGGCTGAATTGTTGGCTTTTAAACATG GGGGAAAGGGAGTTAGCCTGGCAGCAGTGGGCAGAGCCCTGTACTCCTTGTCACTTCATAAGTTGGGCAAAGCCAGCAGCCTTGGAGTAGTGAGCAGAATATTACCTCTTTTGCTCCAAGCTGGCTGCTTAGCAGATAACCAAGCCCTGCACTTGTCATCTGTGATCTACAGTGCTGGCCTGGGAGTCAAGAAACAGCCCAATAag GCATGGCTGCTGACTCTGCTGGCAGCCCAGAGGGACTACAGACTGGCACTTCTGCACCTTGGGCACCTGCACCACACGGGCGACCACGGCGTGAACCAGGACCCAGACCTGGCCTATGCATATTATGCTAACATTGCTAAACAGACAGCCTTAGACCGCCAGAATCCCTCATCCCAACAG gCGACTGTCGAGTCTATTTACTTGAACAATGAGGAGATGCTGAACCTCCAGACCAATGAGAACCACCATATCTTCCACTGGCTGAAACTACAGGCCCGCCACGGAGCAGCCGAGGCTGAG CAAGCCATTGGCCGCATGCTGTTCTGGGGTCAGCAGGGAGTGACTGCAAACATCCAGAAGGCTGTGAGACACTATGAGAGGGGAGCTGTCCAACTGGAGGACCCAGTGTCAATCTATGACTATGCCATCGTCCTGTTGCAG GGTCACGGGGTTGAAAAAGATGTCCCAAGAGCTGTCACTTTGCTGAAGAGAGCAATggaccag GGCTTTGCTCCTGCATTCAATGCCCTTGCCTGGTACTATGAGCAGTATGAGAGAGACTATGAGCGTGCGGTGCAGCTGTGGGAACAGGCTGACCTCCGTGGCAGTCCAGATGCTGCAATGAATCTTGGTGTCATGTACTCCCAAGGCCAGTATCCTGGCAAAGCTGCAGACCAG TTCATGGCCTATAAGTACTATCTGAAGTCTGCCGGGAGAGGCCACATCAGTGGAGCGATTCACCTTGCTGATATGTGGACCACTGGGATTCCTGGCTATGTGAACAGGCGGCCATCTGATGCCGTACT GTGGGTCAAGTGGGCAGCGGAGCAGAATGGATACCTGGGCAGCGTCTTACAGAAAGCCTTGGCCTCTTATCTCAAGAGTGACAG GTTGATGTCAGTGTTATATTACCTGATAGCTGCTGAGTCAGGGTATGCAGCAGGTCAGTTTAACGTTGCATATCTGTGTGAACAAAATACG GGAAGTTTTCTGGATGCAGCTTTTGCATCAGACTGTATGTGGAGGTATTACAACCTTACCATCCAGAGTCAAAATCCTGACACTTATG CACTAATTAGAGTGGGTGACTTGTTGTATGAGGgccagaatgagagagagaaagacttgTCCTCTGCAGCACAGATGTACAAACTGGCAGCACTAAGGGAGGATCCACAG GGCTGGTACAGCCTTGGGCTACTTGCTGAGGAGGGTTACAGGCTGCCGCTGTCACTGTTGATTGACTTGGACCTTCCAGAGCTTTACCTGGCAGACGACACTTTGCTCCTAACTACTTTATACAAAAG gTGCAGAGATTCAGAAGGTACAGAGTCCTACTTGCCCTGCAGTCTTGCCCTCTTCAGTGTTTACCTGCATTCATTCCAACAGGACTACAGTGCGGCTATCAAG TTCTGCAGTGCTGTTGCAGTGGCCGCAGCTCCACCGATACTTTTAATCATCCTTGGTGTCCTCAGGAGGCGTGGCCTGTCTCTTCACTAG